One window of the Natronomonas marina genome contains the following:
- a CDS encoding GNAT family N-acetyltransferase yields the protein MDATDSVGLRPYDPDDDRAALWALKTDFETALGAGGGEEKAASYEEKLTDDYRRRWLAWVDRCVDDESRCVTVAEAADGELVGYVFLLPERLAFVWDAAVVNELYVAPASRGTGVADDLLAAATALAEAQDLPLERLLLDVDPGNERARAFYERHGFEPWGEIVARPLGED from the coding sequence ATGGACGCGACGGACTCGGTCGGGCTGCGACCGTACGACCCCGACGACGACCGGGCGGCGCTGTGGGCGCTGAAGACCGACTTCGAGACGGCGCTGGGTGCCGGCGGCGGCGAGGAGAAGGCTGCGAGCTACGAGGAGAAACTGACCGACGACTACCGGCGGCGGTGGCTGGCGTGGGTCGACCGCTGCGTCGACGACGAGTCACGCTGTGTGACCGTCGCGGAGGCGGCGGACGGCGAACTCGTCGGCTACGTCTTCCTGTTGCCCGAGCGACTGGCGTTCGTCTGGGACGCCGCGGTCGTGAACGAACTCTACGTCGCCCCGGCGTCCCGCGGGACTGGCGTCGCCGACGACCTCTTGGCGGCGGCGACGGCGCTGGCCGAAGCGCAGGACCTCCCGCTGGAGCGGTTGCTGCTCGACGTCGACCCCGGCAACGAGCGCGCCCGCGCCTTCTACGAGCGGCACGGCTTCGAGCCGTGGGGCGAAATCGTCGCCCGCCCGCTAGGAGAGGACTGA
- a CDS encoding TatD family hydrolase, whose product MYDGPVLDNHLHLDPVNGRGAEAAAEFAEAGGTHLNVLNKPSWNLAGEVDDADGFRETFDITVEVTAEADEILPGRAWPVLGVHPALVSRLVDRGYDPDEAADLMRTGIDVAAEYAADGPALAIKSGRPHYDVDDAVWAASNEVMRHAFQRGAEVGCAVQLHTEGGEDFREVAEWAEAAGLPRERVVKHYADGYVEGPIPSVVCDKDELERACGGDWPFFMETDFIDDPDRPGAVFGPKTVPSRTTWLAQEGYGDALYRAHVETPARVYGVDTEGTLA is encoded by the coding sequence ATGTACGACGGACCCGTCCTCGACAACCACCTCCACCTCGACCCGGTCAACGGCCGGGGTGCCGAGGCCGCCGCCGAGTTCGCCGAGGCCGGCGGCACCCACCTGAACGTCCTGAACAAGCCCTCCTGGAACCTGGCCGGCGAGGTCGACGACGCCGACGGCTTCCGGGAGACGTTCGACATCACCGTCGAGGTGACGGCGGAAGCCGACGAGATACTGCCCGGCCGCGCCTGGCCCGTCCTCGGCGTGCATCCGGCGCTCGTCTCCCGACTCGTCGACCGCGGCTACGACCCCGACGAGGCCGCCGACCTCATGCGGACCGGTATCGACGTGGCCGCCGAGTACGCCGCCGACGGCCCGGCGTTGGCCATCAAGTCCGGCCGACCCCACTACGATGTCGACGACGCCGTCTGGGCGGCCTCCAACGAGGTGATGCGCCACGCCTTCCAGCGGGGCGCCGAGGTGGGCTGTGCCGTCCAGCTACACACCGAGGGCGGCGAGGACTTCCGGGAGGTCGCCGAGTGGGCCGAGGCCGCCGGGCTCCCCCGCGAGCGGGTCGTCAAGCACTACGCCGACGGCTACGTCGAGGGTCCGATTCCGAGCGTCGTCTGCGACAAGGACGAACTCGAGCGGGCCTGTGGCGGCGACTGGCCCTTCTTCATGGAGACGGACTTCATCGACGACCCCGACCGACCGGGGGCCGTCTTCGGCCCGAAGACGGTCCCGAGTCGGACGACGTGGCTCGCCCAGGAGGGCTACGGGGACGCGCTGTATCGCGCCCACGTCGAGACGCCCGCGCGGGTCTACGGCGTCGACACCGAAGGAACGCTGGCGTAA
- a CDS encoding sodium:calcium antiporter: MTVLGGLLPDSTAVYVAVVAVTTAMIWAGSGWLERSAEDLSAYYGLPPVVQGSVVVAVGSSFPELASVVITALEDSFGMGVGAIVGSAIFNILVIPAVSGIVTKNPLDVDRTVVYKEAQFYMLAVSTLVITFALAIIYFPVDGGTTLDGSVTRLLATIPLSVYGLYLFIQWQDVGDYDGDDAGSDIDVRREWGWLAVGLVVILVAVELLVGAVNGLNATFDIPEFLAGVTIIAAATSLPDALVSVRAARGGRTVTSLGNVLGSNTFDLLVAIPIGVLIAGSATVSFTVAAPMMGVLTVATVLLFAFLRTDLSLTDPEAYALLVAYLVFVGWVVGETVGTFELLRG, translated from the coding sequence ATGACGGTCCTGGGCGGTCTCCTGCCCGACAGTACGGCGGTGTACGTCGCCGTCGTCGCCGTCACCACGGCGATGATATGGGCCGGGAGCGGGTGGCTGGAGCGCTCCGCCGAGGACCTCTCGGCGTACTACGGGCTGCCGCCGGTGGTGCAGGGGTCGGTCGTCGTGGCCGTGGGGTCGAGTTTCCCCGAACTGGCCAGCGTCGTCATCACTGCCCTCGAAGACTCCTTCGGGATGGGCGTCGGCGCCATCGTCGGGTCCGCGATCTTCAACATCCTCGTCATCCCCGCCGTCTCCGGCATCGTGACGAAGAACCCCCTCGACGTGGACCGGACGGTCGTCTACAAGGAGGCGCAGTTCTACATGCTCGCCGTCTCGACGCTCGTCATCACGTTCGCGCTGGCCATCATCTACTTCCCGGTCGACGGCGGGACGACCCTCGACGGGAGCGTCACCCGGCTGCTCGCAACGATTCCGCTCTCGGTCTACGGGCTGTACCTGTTCATCCAGTGGCAGGACGTCGGCGACTACGACGGCGACGACGCCGGCAGCGACATCGACGTGCGCCGGGAGTGGGGGTGGCTGGCGGTCGGCCTGGTCGTCATCCTCGTCGCCGTCGAGTTGCTCGTCGGGGCCGTCAACGGGCTGAACGCCACCTTCGACATCCCGGAGTTCCTCGCGGGCGTGACCATCATCGCGGCGGCGACGAGCCTGCCGGACGCGCTCGTCAGCGTCCGGGCAGCCCGGGGCGGCCGAACCGTCACCAGCCTCGGGAACGTCCTCGGGAGCAACACGTTCGACCTGCTGGTTGCGATTCCGATCGGCGTGCTCATCGCCGGCAGCGCCACCGTCTCCTTCACCGTCGCGGCGCCGATGATGGGCGTGCTGACCGTGGCGACGGTACTGCTCTTCGCGTTCCTGCGGACGGACCTCTCGCTGACCGACCCGGAGGCGTACGCGCTCCTCGTCGCCTACCTCGTCTTCGTCGGCTGGGTGGTCGGCGAGACCGTCGGCACCTTCGAGTTGCTCCGGGGGTGA
- a CDS encoding NYN domain-containing protein has product MGLLDRLRGRARRVGIFVDGPNVFRSEFDVDLDDLREIAREEGPVAVSRVYVDENASAGLIQAAEARGFEVVTTSGDVDVKLAVDAVEGVTAGQFDTLVVVSRDTDFKPVLETAAKRGLRTVAVAPGVHGRSDALRNAANDEITLE; this is encoded by the coding sequence ATGGGACTGCTGGATCGACTCCGCGGCCGGGCGAGGCGGGTCGGTATCTTCGTCGACGGCCCGAACGTCTTCCGCTCGGAGTTCGACGTCGACCTCGATGACCTTCGGGAGATAGCCCGCGAGGAGGGGCCGGTCGCGGTCTCGCGGGTCTACGTCGACGAGAACGCCAGCGCCGGCCTGATACAGGCCGCGGAGGCCCGCGGGTTCGAGGTGGTGACGACCAGCGGCGACGTCGACGTGAAACTCGCCGTCGACGCCGTCGAGGGCGTCACTGCCGGGCAGTTCGACACGCTCGTGGTCGTCTCCCGGGACACGGACTTCAAGCCGGTGCTGGAGACGGCGGCAAAGCGTGGCCTCCGGACGGTCGCGGTCGCGCCCGGCGTCCACGGCCGCTCGGACGCGCTCAGAAACGCCGCCAACGACGAGATAACCCTGGAGTGA
- the gcvT gene encoding glycine cleavage system aminomethyltransferase GcvT: MSLRAPPLAAAHADAGAKLTEFGGWEMPVEFDSIRTEHEAVRTAAGKFDVSHMGQIEVSGPDAAELMDRLTTNDISALGPGDAQYAAITDEDGHMLDDTVVYRLPEGDGYLFVPNAGHDAETHERWVDHAEAWDLTATVDNRTDEYGMVALQGPDAIDLLGDLCESPGDIGRFTAERRTIGGADCLVARTGYTGEDGVEVLFDADDAAAVWAALECQPCGLGARDTLRLESGFLLSGQDFHPEENPRTPFEAGIGFVVDLDTEFVGREALERQQETGVEETLVGFRLRERGIARHGHEIVVDGDVVGTVTSGTMSPTLGDAIALGYVPVAHADPGTALSVVVRGEEKRAEVESLPFYEQS; encoded by the coding sequence ATGTCACTCAGAGCGCCGCCGCTGGCCGCCGCCCACGCCGACGCGGGCGCGAAACTGACCGAGTTCGGCGGCTGGGAGATGCCCGTCGAGTTCGACTCCATCCGCACCGAACACGAGGCCGTCCGGACGGCCGCCGGCAAGTTCGACGTCTCCCACATGGGCCAGATCGAGGTGTCGGGACCGGACGCGGCCGAACTGATGGACCGCCTGACCACGAACGATATTTCCGCCCTCGGCCCCGGTGACGCTCAGTACGCCGCCATCACCGACGAGGACGGTCACATGCTGGACGACACCGTCGTCTACCGACTCCCGGAGGGGGACGGCTACCTCTTCGTCCCGAACGCGGGCCACGACGCCGAGACCCACGAGCGGTGGGTCGACCACGCCGAGGCGTGGGACCTGACGGCGACCGTCGACAACCGGACCGACGAGTACGGGATGGTCGCCCTCCAGGGCCCCGACGCCATCGACCTCCTCGGCGACCTGTGCGAGTCGCCGGGCGATATCGGTCGGTTCACCGCCGAGCGCCGGACGATCGGGGGCGCCGACTGTCTCGTCGCCCGCACCGGCTACACCGGCGAGGACGGCGTCGAGGTGCTGTTCGACGCCGACGACGCGGCGGCCGTCTGGGCGGCGCTTGAGTGTCAGCCCTGCGGACTCGGCGCCCGCGACACGCTCCGTCTGGAGTCCGGGTTCCTGCTGTCCGGGCAGGACTTCCACCCCGAGGAGAACCCCCGGACGCCGTTCGAGGCGGGCATCGGCTTCGTCGTCGACCTCGACACCGAGTTCGTCGGCCGCGAGGCCCTCGAACGGCAGCAGGAGACGGGCGTCGAGGAGACGCTCGTCGGCTTCCGTCTCCGCGAGCGCGGCATCGCGCGCCACGGCCACGAGATAGTCGTCGACGGCGACGTCGTCGGGACGGTCACCAGCGGGACGATGAGTCCGACGCTCGGCGACGCCATCGCCCTCGGGTACGTCCCGGTCGCACACGCCGACCCGGGGACGGCGCTTTCGGTGGTCGTCCGGGGCGAAGAGAAGCGGGCCGAGGTCGAGTCGCTGCCCTTCTACGAGCAATCCTAA
- a CDS encoding ZIP family metal transporter — MGTDTGSANIGLDRPSLVGVAGVVGLVGLTGLVLAGAPWKVLVISWVAFAAMAGAAALGARTDGEDAVGLVWGYGLASGAMVTSAAVFLVPQAIGFDSAVGGFGVAAGLLGGYSGHTVGHRLSHREAFDSAPAQLAAHSLSAGAIIGLVYAALPGLGLLLGLSIVSHKGPAGYAAARRLRGADEPVSVLLLPSAGVGLTAIPTALLQPPSTPAVNAAIFGFAAGVFLHVAMDFLPECEVGGEVTEAAGVDADAHALLDRMRVHAVASTVAGALAVFGAWLVVA; from the coding sequence ATGGGAACGGATACCGGAAGCGCGAACATCGGACTGGACCGCCCCTCCCTGGTCGGCGTCGCCGGCGTCGTCGGGCTGGTTGGACTGACGGGACTGGTACTGGCGGGCGCCCCCTGGAAGGTGCTCGTCATCTCGTGGGTGGCCTTCGCCGCGATGGCCGGCGCGGCGGCCCTGGGGGCCCGCACCGACGGGGAGGACGCCGTCGGACTCGTGTGGGGCTACGGTCTCGCCAGCGGCGCGATGGTCACGAGCGCCGCGGTCTTTCTCGTACCGCAGGCCATCGGCTTCGACTCGGCGGTCGGCGGGTTCGGCGTCGCAGCCGGCCTACTCGGGGGATACAGCGGCCACACCGTCGGGCACCGCCTCAGCCACCGCGAGGCCTTCGACAGCGCGCCGGCACAGTTGGCGGCCCACTCGCTTTCGGCCGGCGCCATCATCGGGCTGGTGTACGCGGCGCTGCCGGGGCTGGGGCTCCTGCTCGGACTGTCCATCGTCTCCCACAAGGGACCTGCGGGCTACGCGGCGGCCCGCAGGCTCCGGGGCGCCGACGAGCCGGTTTCGGTGCTGCTGTTGCCGTCGGCGGGCGTCGGCCTGACGGCGATTCCGACGGCACTGTTGCAGCCGCCCAGCACGCCCGCCGTCAACGCCGCCATCTTCGGGTTCGCCGCCGGCGTCTTCCTCCACGTCGCCATGGACTTTTTGCCGGAGTGCGAGGTCGGCGGCGAGGTGACCGAGGCGGCCGGCGTTGACGCCGACGCCCACGCGCTGCTGGACCGCATGCGCGTCCACGCCGTCGCCAGCACCGTCGCCGGCGCGCTCGCGGTGTTCGGCGCCTGGCTCGTCGTCGCCTGA
- a CDS encoding Nif3-like dinuclear metal center hexameric protein, which yields MELSEFCDRLDDRLDHGAYADVDASPNGLQVGRADGREVERVAVAVDGVEATATAAAEAGADLLVVHHGMVWGGLDRVTGREYDRVAALVENDLSLYVSHLPLDGHDELGNAARLADFLDCEVTGPFGELGGVTIGQRASAADPYTVEGLRDRLSALDTGGKPVDVLDFGPDRIEDVGIVTGGGADWVREAAETGVDAFVTGEGKQKVYHEAREAGLNVFLAGHYATETFGVRALADLAESWGLETTFLEHPTGL from the coding sequence ATGGAGCTTTCGGAGTTCTGCGACCGGCTGGACGACCGGCTGGATCACGGCGCCTACGCCGACGTCGACGCGAGTCCGAACGGCCTGCAGGTCGGGCGCGCGGACGGACGCGAGGTCGAACGCGTCGCCGTCGCCGTCGACGGCGTCGAGGCGACCGCGACGGCGGCAGCGGAGGCGGGTGCGGACCTGCTCGTCGTCCACCACGGGATGGTCTGGGGCGGTCTCGACCGGGTGACGGGCCGGGAGTACGACCGCGTCGCCGCGCTCGTCGAGAACGACCTCTCGCTGTACGTCTCCCATCTCCCGCTGGACGGCCACGACGAACTCGGCAACGCCGCACGGCTGGCCGACTTCCTCGACTGCGAGGTGACCGGACCGTTCGGCGAACTGGGCGGCGTCACCATCGGTCAGCGGGCCAGCGCCGCCGACCCCTACACGGTCGAGGGGCTGCGGGACCGGCTGTCGGCCCTGGACACCGGCGGGAAACCCGTCGACGTGCTGGACTTCGGTCCCGACCGCATCGAGGACGTCGGCATCGTCACCGGCGGCGGCGCCGACTGGGTGCGCGAGGCGGCCGAGACCGGCGTCGACGCCTTCGTCACCGGCGAGGGAAAACAGAAGGTCTACCACGAGGCCCGCGAGGCCGGTCTGAACGTCTTCCTGGCGGGCCACTACGCCACCGAGACGTTCGGCGTCCGGGCGCTGGCGGACCTGGCCGAGTCGTGGGGGCTGGAGACGACGTTCCTCGAACACCCGACCGGGCTGTAG
- a CDS encoding APC family permease: MDEASGQNIDGEAPVAETVVETEGATVTENAELERTLGLSGGLAIGIGTMIGAGIFVFPGLAAGRAGPAAAASFAIGAVIALLVALPASELATAMPKSGGGYYFISRGLGALAGAVVGLSLWFGLVFATAFYLVGFGFYAVDALGLAGVAAGEGLVIPIALLVGAGFTVLNVTGTENAAKLQNGVVALLLAILGVFLTFGVLDAVGVVGRPTAPERFAPFGPFPVLSTAALVFTSYLGFAQVATVAGEMKAPGRNLPLAMVGSVLVVGVLYVATIFVATSAIGSEALGRLGETAMVEVGGELLGPAGALAIVFGGLLATMSSANASVLSTSRAIYAVSKDALLPRRASRINLRYGTPHVALGLAGGPILALTATGQVEILAEVASFLHLVMYGLMCVALIALRRDEPEWYDPDFRVPGYPAVPVVGAVASFALIGFMQRLSQVVGLAIMAATAGWYFYYAGDVKLKGAL; the protein is encoded by the coding sequence ATGGACGAAGCGAGCGGGCAGAACATCGACGGTGAGGCGCCGGTGGCCGAGACCGTAGTCGAGACCGAGGGAGCAACGGTCACCGAGAACGCCGAACTCGAGCGCACGCTCGGCCTCTCGGGGGGGCTGGCCATCGGCATCGGGACGATGATCGGCGCCGGCATCTTCGTCTTTCCCGGCCTGGCGGCGGGGCGTGCCGGGCCCGCCGCGGCGGCCTCCTTCGCCATCGGCGCGGTGATCGCGCTGCTCGTGGCGCTGCCGGCCTCCGAGCTGGCGACCGCGATGCCGAAGTCCGGCGGCGGTTACTACTTCATCTCGCGGGGGCTGGGCGCGCTCGCCGGAGCCGTGGTCGGTCTCTCGCTCTGGTTCGGGCTGGTGTTCGCAACGGCGTTTTACCTCGTCGGCTTCGGTTTCTACGCCGTCGACGCGCTGGGACTGGCGGGCGTCGCCGCCGGCGAGGGACTGGTCATCCCCATCGCGCTGCTGGTCGGCGCAGGCTTTACAGTCCTGAACGTGACCGGCACGGAGAACGCCGCCAAACTCCAGAACGGCGTCGTCGCGCTGCTTTTGGCGATACTCGGCGTCTTCCTCACGTTCGGCGTCCTCGACGCCGTGGGGGTCGTCGGTCGACCGACCGCACCGGAGCGGTTCGCACCGTTCGGTCCCTTTCCCGTCCTCTCGACGGCTGCCCTGGTCTTCACCTCGTATCTCGGCTTCGCACAGGTGGCGACCGTCGCCGGCGAGATGAAGGCGCCCGGCCGGAACCTGCCGCTGGCGATGGTCGGGTCGGTCCTCGTCGTCGGCGTCCTCTACGTGGCGACCATCTTCGTTGCGACGAGCGCGATCGGCAGCGAGGCGCTGGGTCGACTCGGAGAGACCGCGATGGTCGAGGTCGGCGGCGAGTTGCTCGGGCCGGCAGGCGCGCTGGCCATCGTCTTCGGCGGCCTGCTGGCGACGATGTCGAGCGCGAACGCGTCGGTCCTCTCGACGTCGCGGGCCATCTACGCCGTCTCGAAGGACGCGCTGTTGCCGCGACGGGCCAGCCGGATCAATCTCCGGTACGGCACGCCCCACGTCGCGCTGGGGCTGGCCGGTGGACCCATCCTGGCGCTGACCGCGACGGGCCAGGTCGAGATACTCGCCGAGGTCGCTTCCTTCCTCCATCTCGTGATGTACGGGCTGATGTGCGTGGCACTGATAGCACTCCGTCGGGACGAACCCGAGTGGTACGACCCGGACTTCCGCGTGCCCGGCTACCCCGCGGTACCGGTCGTCGGCGCCGTCGCGAGCTTCGCGCTCATCGGGTTCATGCAGCGGCTCTCGCAGGTCGTCGGCCTCGCCATCATGGCCGCCACGGCCGGGTGGTACTTCTATTACGCCGGGGACGTGAAACTCAAGGGGGCTCTCTGA
- a CDS encoding universal stress protein: protein MTRVLVPVEILEGESVAAGLMDLLGTVDVTVLGYHVLPEQTPPDQAREQYEERAVSALEDVADEFRAAGGATEPRLVFTHDRQQTVDRVADEVGARAYAINGATGEVERLLVPLSGDVAVDRVLGFVADLVGNRDIAVTLFLASASEGAGERLERAASRLREAGIETTTEHVLAGDPFDALVEAVPDHDAIVMGQAAPSLSAFLFGDEAERLAAASVGPVLVVRSVEGLDG, encoded by the coding sequence ATGACCCGCGTGCTCGTTCCCGTCGAGATACTGGAGGGCGAGTCGGTCGCCGCCGGCCTGATGGACCTGCTCGGCACCGTCGACGTGACGGTGCTCGGCTACCACGTCCTGCCGGAGCAGACGCCGCCGGACCAGGCCCGCGAGCAGTACGAGGAGCGGGCCGTCTCGGCGCTGGAGGACGTCGCCGACGAGTTCCGCGCGGCGGGCGGGGCCACCGAACCCCGGCTCGTCTTCACCCACGACCGCCAGCAGACGGTCGACCGGGTCGCCGACGAGGTCGGCGCCCGTGCCTACGCCATCAACGGCGCGACCGGCGAGGTCGAGCGCCTCCTCGTCCCGCTATCGGGCGACGTGGCGGTCGACCGCGTCCTCGGGTTCGTCGCCGACCTCGTCGGCAACCGTGACATCGCCGTGACCCTCTTTCTCGCCAGCGCGTCCGAGGGGGCCGGCGAGCGGCTGGAGCGGGCCGCGAGCCGGCTCCGCGAGGCCGGCATCGAGACGACGACCGAACACGTCCTCGCCGGCGACCCGTTCGACGCGCTGGTCGAGGCCGTCCCCGACCACGACGCCATCGTGATGGGCCAGGCGGCGCCGTCGCTGTCCGCCTTCCTGTTCGGAGACGAGGCCGAACGCCTCGCGGCAGCCTCCGTCGGCCCGGTGCTCGTCGTCCGGTCCGTGGAGGGGCTGGACGGCTAG
- a CDS encoding SDR family oxidoreductase: MDTAVVTGASRGVGEAVARRFAAEGVHVVLCARDAEELDAVAGKVSAAGGAATAMRADVRDEYDVERLMETAARAGETGGIDCVVANAGVYHGAPGETPLDEESYSGFDDTLRVNVRGVFTTIREAVPHLTEGARAFVPSGAVAREAKSGFGAYAVSKAGAEAVVRQFAAELDAVVGVLDLGQVETELTNHMQGRAPEDVAPMFWWAATAADAGTVDGEVVGLGEWKRATR, encoded by the coding sequence ATGGACACTGCTGTCGTCACCGGTGCCTCCCGCGGCGTCGGGGAGGCGGTCGCCCGCCGGTTCGCGGCCGAGGGCGTCCACGTCGTGCTGTGTGCGAGGGACGCCGAGGAACTCGACGCCGTCGCCGGGAAGGTCTCGGCGGCGGGCGGCGCGGCGACGGCGATGCGGGCCGACGTCCGCGACGAGTACGACGTCGAGCGGCTGATGGAGACGGCGGCGCGGGCGGGCGAGACCGGCGGCATCGACTGCGTCGTCGCCAACGCCGGCGTCTACCACGGCGCCCCGGGCGAGACGCCGCTAGACGAGGAGAGCTACTCGGGGTTCGACGACACGCTCCGGGTGAACGTCCGGGGCGTCTTCACGACCATCCGGGAGGCCGTCCCGCACCTCACCGAGGGCGCCCGCGCGTTCGTCCCCTCGGGGGCCGTCGCCCGCGAGGCCAAGAGCGGGTTCGGCGCCTACGCCGTCTCGAAGGCCGGCGCCGAGGCCGTCGTCCGCCAGTTCGCCGCGGAACTGGACGCCGTCGTCGGCGTGCTCGACCTCGGCCAGGTCGAAACCGAGTTGACGAACCACATGCAGGGCCGGGCGCCCGAGGACGTCGCGCCGATGTTCTGGTGGGCGGCGACGGCGGCCGACGCCGGGACGGTCGACGGCGAGGTGGTCGGTCTCGGGGAGTGGAAGCGGGCGACCCGCTAG
- a CDS encoding phytoene desaturase family protein produces the protein MSTDESVVVVGSGFGGLSTACYLADAGLDVTVLEKNEQLGGRASVLETDGFRFDMGPSWYLMPDVFERFFSHFGREPSDFYRLERLDPHYRIFFKDGDSVAVTDDREEMYDLFESYEDGAGAALESYLDTSETHYEVAMEDFVYTDRPRLRDWIDLDVMRAAPIGLQLLGTMDDYVDDYFEHPKLKQIAQYSLVFLGGAPSNTPALYNMMSHVDFNLGVHYPEDGMRSVVDACVELGRQLGVDYVTDAEVTEIVNRKSGFVVENRAGDVRADYVVSDADYAHTEQELLPEHERQYDEEYWDSRTYAPSAFLMYMGVEGDVEPLAHHTLVLPTDWDGHFEQIFDDPAWPEDPAYYLCVPSKTDDDVAPEGHSNLFALVPIAPGLDDTEEVRTWYRDLLLDDIAANTGVDLRDRIVFEETFAVSEFADRYNSREGTALGLAHTLRQTALLRPPHRSEDCPGLYFTGSYTTPGIGVPMCLISGEHTADALLEDTQA, from the coding sequence ATGTCCACCGACGAGTCAGTCGTCGTCGTCGGATCCGGCTTCGGCGGCCTCTCGACGGCCTGCTACCTCGCCGACGCCGGTCTCGACGTGACGGTGCTGGAGAAGAACGAACAGCTTGGGGGCCGCGCCTCCGTGCTGGAGACCGATGGCTTCCGGTTCGACATGGGGCCCTCCTGGTACCTGATGCCCGACGTCTTCGAGCGGTTCTTCTCGCACTTCGGCCGCGAGCCGTCGGACTTCTACCGTCTCGAACGGCTCGACCCCCACTACCGCATCTTCTTCAAGGACGGCGACTCCGTCGCGGTGACCGACGACCGCGAGGAGATGTACGACCTCTTCGAGTCCTACGAGGACGGCGCGGGCGCGGCCCTGGAGTCGTACCTCGACACCTCCGAGACCCACTACGAGGTGGCCATGGAGGACTTCGTCTACACCGACCGACCGCGGCTCCGGGACTGGATCGACCTCGACGTCATGCGTGCAGCGCCCATCGGTCTCCAGTTGCTCGGCACGATGGACGACTATGTCGACGACTACTTCGAGCACCCGAAGCTCAAACAGATCGCCCAGTACTCGCTGGTCTTCCTCGGGGGCGCGCCCTCGAACACGCCGGCGCTGTACAACATGATGAGCCACGTCGACTTCAACCTCGGCGTCCACTACCCCGAGGACGGCATGCGGTCGGTCGTCGACGCCTGCGTCGAGTTGGGCCGGCAACTCGGCGTCGACTACGTCACGGACGCCGAGGTGACCGAAATCGTCAATCGGAAGTCGGGGTTCGTCGTCGAGAACCGGGCCGGCGACGTCCGCGCCGACTACGTCGTCAGCGACGCCGACTACGCCCACACCGAGCAGGAACTGCTCCCCGAACACGAACGGCAGTACGACGAGGAGTACTGGGACTCCCGGACGTACGCTCCCTCGGCGTTCCTCATGTACATGGGCGTCGAGGGCGACGTCGAACCGCTGGCGCACCACACGCTGGTGTTGCCGACCGACTGGGACGGCCACTTCGAGCAGATATTCGACGACCCCGCCTGGCCCGAGGACCCCGCCTACTACCTCTGTGTCCCCTCGAAGACCGACGACGACGTCGCCCCCGAGGGCCACTCGAACCTCTTCGCGCTCGTCCCCATCGCGCCCGGTCTCGACGACACCGAGGAGGTCCGCACCTGGTACCGGGACCTCCTCTTGGACGACATCGCCGCCAACACCGGCGTCGACCTCCGGGACCGCATCGTCTTCGAGGAGACCTTCGCCGTCTCGGAGTTCGCCGACCGGTACAACAGCCGCGAGGGGACCGCCCTGGGACTGGCCCACACGCTCCGACAGACCGCACTCCTCCGGCCGCCGCACCGCTCGGAGGACTGCCCGGGACTGTACTTCACCGGCTCCTACACCACGCCCGGCATCGGCGTCCCGATGTGTCTCATCAGCGGCGAGCACACCGCCGACGCGCTGCTGGAAGATACCCAGGCCTAA